In Uranotaenia lowii strain MFRU-FL chromosome 2, ASM2978415v1, whole genome shotgun sequence, one genomic interval encodes:
- the LOC129748032 gene encoding phosphatidylinositol N-acetylglucosaminyltransferase subunit P-like codes for MPEHTPVPSPSRAIYGFAMFLLFKTLFILYVLWAFIPTKFLDGLGLTHLPDKYFALFIPILLLVALTFFVFLVYPSFSLAMTPEPDSRESVTDRYTIVRCQYQYPDRQRCNQKIDQPYGESWAVKPFCLKHSIRRVAAASDLRDSGRIANVCDCPDKRRCLLKKDPSHLGKLRTRSMVPSVADLSLVDVSRVLYRKKI; via the coding sequence ATGCCGGAACACACGCCAGTTCCTAGTCCTTCCCGGGCCATTTATGGATTTGCGATGTTTCTGTTGTTCAAAACCCTTTTTATCCTTTACGTTCTGTGGGCTTTCATTCCCACTAAATTCCTAGACGGTTTAGGCTTAACCCACCTTCCGGATAAATATTTCGCACTGTTCATACCGATTTTGCTGCTGGTTGCGCTTACATTCTTCGTCTTTCTCGTCTACCCGTCGTTTTCATTGGCCATGACGCCGGAACCGGATTCCCGAGAGTCGGTAACGGATCGATATACGATTGTGCGTTGTCAGTATCAGTATCCGGATCGGCAACGGTGCAATCAGAAAATCGATCAACCCTACGGAGAGAGTTGGGCCGTGAAGCCGTTCTGCTTGAAACATTCGATCCGCCGGGTTGCGGCGGCTTCGGATTTGAGGGACAGCGGTCGGATTGCTAACGTTTGTGATTGTCCCGACAAGAGGCGCTGTTTGCTAAAGAAGGATCCAAGCCATCTGGGAAAATTACGGACCCGATCGATGGTGCCATCGGTGGCCGACTTGAGCCTGGTGGATGTTAGTAGAGTTTTGTACAGGAAGAAAATCTAA